From Amycolatopsis sp. cg9, one genomic window encodes:
- a CDS encoding 2-keto-4-pentenoate hydratase: MNRERAAELIWDAWQTGKRLDGLPDDARPRDAAEGMAAQTALAELAGPVSGWKIAATTVYARQYLDVPGPLPGAVFERFHHTEGEPVPADTMTMGVAEPEFAFRLKAGPGPSPSLTGVLDAVDTMFLAVELPDSRYTDHQHAGGPQLLADVACAGRFVEGTAVPGWRDLDLPRRQVVLHANGEEFSRGSGSLVLGDPRLALHWLAMELPRHGLALRPGDIVTTGTATPPCPIQPGGEVVADFGELGSVAVRFTSP; this comes from the coding sequence GTGAACCGAGAGCGGGCGGCGGAGCTGATCTGGGACGCGTGGCAGACCGGTAAGCGCCTGGACGGGCTGCCGGACGACGCCCGCCCCCGCGACGCCGCCGAGGGCATGGCGGCCCAGACGGCCCTCGCCGAGCTGGCCGGCCCGGTGTCGGGCTGGAAGATCGCGGCGACGACCGTGTACGCCCGGCAGTACCTCGACGTCCCGGGCCCGCTGCCGGGCGCGGTGTTCGAGCGCTTCCACCACACCGAGGGCGAACCGGTCCCGGCCGACACGATGACCATGGGCGTCGCCGAACCCGAGTTCGCGTTCCGCCTGAAGGCCGGCCCGGGCCCGTCGCCGTCGCTGACCGGCGTGCTCGACGCGGTCGACACGATGTTCCTGGCGGTGGAGCTGCCGGACAGCCGCTACACCGACCACCAGCACGCGGGCGGCCCCCAGCTGCTGGCGGACGTGGCCTGCGCGGGCCGCTTCGTCGAGGGAACCGCGGTCCCGGGCTGGCGCGACCTCGACCTCCCACGCAGGCAGGTGGTCCTGCACGCGAACGGCGAGGAGTTTTCGCGCGGCAGCGGAAGCCTGGTACTGGGCGACCCGAGGCTGGCGCTGCACTGGCTGGCGATGGAGCTGCCCCGCCACGGCCTCGCGCTGCGCCCCGGCGACATCGTCACGACGGGAACGGCCACTCCGCCGTGCCCGATCCAGCCGGGCGGCGAAGTGGTGGCGGACTTCGGCGAGCTGGGCAGCGTGGCGGTGCGGTTCACTTCGCCTTGA
- a CDS encoding NACHT domain-containing protein — MPVSPRRRRVLFRLTVAAAVAVTGVVAFVLLTNSLENNDAYSSIAGVLLSLVTTFVTLALVLRRPEPPLQIDAAATDLVDRLLEQWDREIRHRRERFGDARTIPLTWAEATGLTADPASVLGSATPVGEVRLKLSGRLDDNPDEAAKKLADAFEEIASRRLIVLGEPGSGKTFLGITLTTGLLRAWSPGKPVPVFLSLSSWDPVTESLDSWLVHELAATHYGGQEETPRALLARPRLLPVLDGLDELPEHLRRSAIGKINTLLQGDHQPLILTCRSAEYTDEITGGAPKLLRAPVVEIRPVSRADIKDQLDQDPAWQAAVNHVEQAKHSPFVTALGTPLMLSLFKAAYAGRDPAELFDQTRFDTRHAVEDHLIDTMIKTAYAEDATGSRRHRWSADEAWQWLSYLANYLHKHGERDLNWWQLASRTLSPWAAVAVGLPVWFAATLGTGLLADNFVDFEATHGLVEEILKSPTLPGTIFGTAVASLWLAGGRRTPARRDRKAEHNLKRAGLAALTGAILVLLPGFLLWLTWTNTRTAADTAESIALLGALLALSLVSGAAVGWTDLLVRRPRRTDPPDPTSLFRRERRSALFSAGAAALIVATSAVLAATIAAALGGHLGQRIALLLGLPAVVRLNRPPVETHVPWTLGWDGLPSLIVISVLLGTLFALGILTIRAWPRFAVARLRLAGRGELPWQLMEFLADARDRGLLRVSGSSYQFWHVRLQERLVAAPHEPEPTDSRRWNHLPALMAVVVAASAVVAIVSVEPADCRHVGIGQVDDRAQRVVIGDISGCFTALTAEDWTDLEVGPADRDTLTEFKTEKSGTGQNLKVVGELDRVGAPEWSEILSGLRKANQASENDLSVTFVQKDIGDLRGVDANRLTFEYFTLTLGGSPHLTALDLDGGKSELSSYGTRAIIATTDLDFRALADANREALVAYELEYAETTTAPPVISDGIDDQECATLDRVRADNRAFTFDLRKTTATAQLLQRLSRCGGGKVIVAADQVPLLSPVVQTLPTVSLAQIEDTSPTILTDCGVTSAPTTLAERTCVGALAGVTGFRMDLVTVKAK; from the coding sequence ATGCCGGTATCGCCACGACGGCGCCGCGTGCTCTTCCGGCTGACCGTCGCCGCCGCTGTCGCCGTCACCGGCGTCGTGGCCTTCGTGCTCCTGACGAACTCGCTGGAGAACAACGACGCGTACAGCAGCATCGCCGGGGTCCTGCTCAGCCTCGTCACGACGTTCGTCACGCTCGCGCTCGTCCTGCGCCGCCCCGAACCACCGCTGCAGATCGACGCGGCGGCCACCGACCTCGTCGACCGGCTGCTCGAACAGTGGGACCGCGAGATCCGGCACCGGCGAGAACGGTTCGGCGACGCCCGGACCATCCCCTTGACCTGGGCGGAAGCGACCGGGCTGACCGCGGACCCCGCGTCGGTGCTCGGCAGTGCCACCCCCGTCGGCGAGGTGCGGCTGAAGCTGAGCGGCCGGCTGGACGACAACCCGGACGAAGCCGCGAAGAAACTCGCGGACGCCTTCGAAGAGATCGCCAGCAGACGGCTCATCGTGCTCGGCGAACCCGGCTCGGGCAAGACGTTCCTCGGTATCACGCTGACCACCGGCCTGCTGCGCGCCTGGTCCCCCGGCAAGCCGGTGCCCGTGTTCCTCTCGCTGTCGTCGTGGGACCCGGTCACGGAGTCGCTGGATTCCTGGCTGGTCCACGAGCTGGCGGCGACCCACTACGGCGGCCAGGAGGAGACGCCCCGCGCCCTGCTGGCCCGCCCGCGGCTCCTCCCGGTCCTCGACGGCCTCGACGAGCTCCCCGAGCACCTGCGGCGCAGCGCGATCGGGAAGATCAACACCCTGCTGCAGGGCGACCACCAGCCGCTGATCCTGACCTGCCGATCGGCCGAGTACACCGACGAAATCACCGGCGGCGCCCCGAAACTGCTGCGGGCACCGGTCGTCGAGATCCGGCCGGTCAGCCGCGCGGACATCAAGGACCAGCTGGACCAGGACCCGGCCTGGCAGGCGGCGGTGAACCACGTCGAACAGGCGAAGCACAGCCCGTTCGTGACGGCGCTCGGCACTCCGCTGATGCTGTCCCTGTTCAAGGCGGCGTACGCCGGCCGCGACCCGGCGGAGTTGTTCGACCAGACCCGGTTCGACACCCGGCACGCGGTGGAGGACCACCTGATCGACACGATGATCAAGACGGCGTACGCCGAGGACGCGACCGGTTCACGACGGCATCGCTGGTCGGCCGACGAAGCCTGGCAATGGCTCAGCTACCTGGCGAACTACCTGCACAAGCACGGCGAGCGCGATTTGAACTGGTGGCAGCTCGCGTCCCGGACACTCTCTCCGTGGGCCGCCGTGGCCGTGGGACTGCCGGTCTGGTTCGCCGCGACGCTGGGCACCGGGCTCCTCGCCGACAACTTCGTGGACTTCGAGGCCACGCACGGGCTCGTCGAGGAAATACTGAAATCGCCGACCCTGCCCGGCACGATCTTCGGGACCGCGGTGGCCTCGCTGTGGCTGGCCGGCGGCCGCCGGACGCCGGCCCGGCGGGACCGGAAAGCGGAGCACAACCTCAAGCGCGCCGGGCTCGCGGCGCTCACCGGGGCGATCTTGGTCCTCCTCCCCGGCTTCCTGCTCTGGCTGACTTGGACCAACACGAGAACCGCGGCGGACACCGCGGAATCGATCGCGCTGCTCGGTGCCCTGCTCGCCCTGTCCCTCGTGTCGGGTGCCGCCGTCGGCTGGACTGACCTGCTGGTCCGGCGGCCGCGGCGCACCGACCCACCTGATCCGACGAGCTTGTTCCGCCGGGAACGCCGATCGGCGTTGTTTTCCGCCGGGGCGGCGGCGCTGATCGTCGCGACGTCGGCCGTGCTGGCCGCCACCATCGCCGCGGCGCTCGGCGGGCACCTCGGCCAGCGCATCGCACTGCTCCTGGGCCTGCCGGCGGTGGTCCGCCTGAACCGTCCCCCGGTCGAAACCCACGTGCCGTGGACGCTGGGCTGGGACGGCCTGCCGTCGCTGATCGTCATCAGCGTCCTGCTCGGCACGCTGTTCGCACTCGGCATCCTGACGATCCGCGCCTGGCCCCGGTTCGCCGTGGCCCGGCTCCGGCTCGCGGGGCGCGGCGAGCTGCCGTGGCAGCTGATGGAGTTCCTGGCCGACGCGCGTGACCGCGGGCTGCTCCGCGTCTCGGGCAGCTCGTACCAGTTCTGGCACGTACGGCTGCAGGAGCGGCTGGTCGCCGCCCCCCACGAGCCCGAGCCGACGGATTCCCGGCGGTGGAACCACCTGCCCGCGCTGATGGCGGTGGTCGTCGCGGCTTCCGCGGTCGTGGCGATCGTCTCGGTGGAGCCGGCCGACTGCCGGCACGTGGGAATCGGGCAGGTCGACGACCGCGCGCAACGGGTCGTGATCGGCGACATCTCCGGCTGTTTCACCGCCTTGACCGCCGAAGACTGGACGGATCTCGAGGTCGGTCCGGCCGATCGCGACACCCTCACCGAATTCAAGACCGAGAAATCGGGGACGGGGCAGAACCTCAAGGTCGTGGGTGAGCTGGACCGCGTCGGGGCACCGGAGTGGAGCGAGATCCTGTCCGGGCTGCGCAAGGCGAACCAAGCCTCCGAGAACGACCTCAGCGTGACGTTCGTGCAGAAGGACATCGGTGACCTCAGGGGCGTCGACGCGAACCGGCTGACGTTCGAATACTTCACTTTGACCCTCGGTGGTTCACCCCACCTCACGGCACTCGACCTCGACGGCGGGAAGTCGGAACTCAGCTCGTACGGCACCCGGGCGATCATCGCCACCACCGATCTGGACTTCCGCGCGCTGGCCGACGCCAACCGCGAGGCACTCGTCGCCTACGAGCTCGAGTATGCGGAGACCACCACCGCACCGCCCGTCATCTCCGACGGGATCGACGACCAGGAGTGCGCCACGCTCGACCGGGTCCGGGCCGACAACCGGGCTTTCACGTTCGACCTGCGGAAAACCACCGCCACCGCTCAGCTGCTGCAGCGGCTCTCCCGGTGCGGCGGCGGGAAGGTGATCGTCGCCGCGGACCAGGTCCCGCTCCTCAGCCCGGTGGTGCAGACCCTGCCGACGGTCAGCTTGGCGCAGATCGAGGACACGTCACCGACCATCCTCACCGACTGCGGGGTCACGTCGGCACCCACCACCTTGGCGGAGCGGACCTGCGTGGGCGCGCTGGCTGGGGTGACCGGCTTCCGGATGGACCTGGTCACGGTCAAGGCGAAGTGA